A region of Syngnathoides biaculeatus isolate LvHL_M chromosome 20, ASM1980259v1, whole genome shotgun sequence DNA encodes the following proteins:
- the LOC133493892 gene encoding gastrula zinc finger protein XlCGF57.1-like isoform X1 produces the protein MFNKGGKKTTLEKKKKTMTSGSHFESCFYLGEWGQNRQPISYLWRKVYHSRKCRDRRGKMFASSRAAYGEELWGPKKVAQPQRQLLNAVFNLQPRIVLRRADISEDLHPEKQELEPAAMKEEVDNKELPFIKDEEELDSIYIKKETEEEARPHIKQEEDEDIEFPSIGVPLKRENERQREESRRGAEPSSSSRSQHMTTNGDGDHCRQSQTEGLLAPLSDSDDVTSHSTDDDDKQSGGDMTCHADNKRWRCSQCAKTFAGKAKLNQHLRIHTGEKPFSCSVCSKRFTQKGHIKAHIRTHTGEKPFSCSICSKGFTRKGYLNEHARTHPGEKAFSCSVCAQRFSDVRTLKMHRRTHTGEKLFSCIVCGRRFTRKVDLKIHTRTHTGEKPFSCSVCNKRFTRKATLNKHTRTQICEKPFPCSFCVQRFSNEKTLKSHTRTHTGEKPFSCSVCKKRFTRNGQLKIHTRTHILQKPFSCSDCGQRFYQKGDLKIHTRMHTGKKPYSSSDWDEIL, from the exons atgttcaataaagggggaaaaaaaacaaccctcgaaaaaaaaaaaaaaacaatgacgtcGGGTAGCCATTTTGAATCCTGCTTTTACCTTGGGGAGTGGGGGCAAAATCGTCAGCCCATTTCATATCTATGGAGGAAAGTGTACCAT AGCAGAAAGTGTCGTGATCGTCGTGGGAAAATGTTCGCAAGTAGCAGAGCAGCGTACGGGGAGGAACTTTGGGGACCAAAAAAGGTGGCGCAGCCACAACGTCAACTACTGAACGCTGTGTTCAATCTGCAGCCCCGAATTGTGCTCCGCAGAGCAG ACATCAGTGAGGATCTTCATCCTGAAAAGCAGGAGCTCGAGCCTGCAGCCATGAAAGAGGAAGTGGACAACAAAGAGCTTCCCTTTATCAAAGACGAAGAGGAATTGGATtccatttacattaaaaaagagACGGAAGAAGAAGCGCGACCACACATCAAGCAGGAAGAGGATGAGGACATCGAGTTTCCATCGATTGGTGTCCCTTTGAAGAGAGAAAATGAACGTCAAAGGGAGGAAAGCAGAAGAGGGGCGGAGCCTTCAAGCAGTAGCAGAAGCCAACACATGACAACAAATGGTGATGGAGACCACTGTCGACAATCACAAACAGAAGGCCTCCTCGCCCCACTGTCAGATAGTGACGACGTCACGTCACATTCTACAGACGATGATGATAAACAGTCAGGAGGTGATATGACATGTCACGCTGACAACAAACGTTGGAGATGTTCTCAGTGTGCGAAAACCTTTGCTGGTAAGGCCAAGTTGAATCAACACCTGAGAATACACACTggcgagaaacctttttcctgctcagtttgcagTAAAAGATTTACTCAGAAGGGACATATAAAAGCACACATAAGAACCCACaccggtgagaaacctttttcctgctccatTTGCAGTAAAGGATTCACTCGTAAGGGATACTTGAATGAACACGCAAGGACGCATCCTGGTGAAAAagctttttcctgctcagtttgtgcaCAGAGATTTTCTGATGTGAGAACGTTAAAAATGCACagaagaacccacactggagagaaacttTTTTCTTGCATAGTTTGCGGCcgaagattcactcggaaggtagatttaaaaatacacacaaggacCCACACCGGTGAAAAGCCTTTCTCCTGCTCGGTTTGCAATAAAAGATTTACTCGAAAGGCAACCTTGAAtaaacacacaagaacgcaGATTTGTGAGAAACCCTTTCCCTGCTCTTTTTgtgtccaaagattttctaacgagaaaactttaaaaagtcacacaaggacccacactggtgagaaacctttttcctgttcagtttgcaagaaaagattcactcggaatgGACAGTtaaaaatccacacaagaacacacattctacagaaacctttttcatgttcagattgtggccaaagattctaTCAGAAAGGAGACTTAAAAATTCATACTAGAATGCACACTGGAAAGAAACCTTATTCCTCCTCAGACTGGGATGAAATATTGTAA
- the LOC133493892 gene encoding gastrula zinc finger protein XlCGF57.1-like isoform X3 — translation MGDTRLIHNRTRFNVLLKKNHPEFAPNVVNPRHNISEDLHPEKQELEPAAMKEEVDNKELPFIKDEEELDSIYIKKETEEEARPHIKQEEDEDIEFPSIGVPLKRENERQREESRRGAEPSSSSRSQHMTTNGDGDHCRQSQTEGLLAPLSDSDDVTSHSTDDDDKQSGGDMTCHADNKRWRCSQCAKTFAGKAKLNQHLRIHTGEKPFSCSVCSKRFTQKGHIKAHIRTHTGEKPFSCSICSKGFTRKGYLNEHARTHPGEKAFSCSVCAQRFSDVRTLKMHRRTHTGEKLFSCIVCGRRFTRKVDLKIHTRTHTGEKPFSCSVCNKRFTRKATLNKHTRTQICEKPFPCSFCVQRFSNEKTLKSHTRTHTGEKPFSCSVCKKRFTRNGQLKIHTRTHILQKPFSCSDCGQRFYQKGDLKIHTRMHTGKKPYSSSDWDEIL, via the exons atgGGCGACACTCGTCTCATCCACAATCGTACTCGTTTCAATgtgctacttaaaaaaaatcatcccgaATTTGCACCGAACGTGGTGAATCCGCGTCACA ACATCAGTGAGGATCTTCATCCTGAAAAGCAGGAGCTCGAGCCTGCAGCCATGAAAGAGGAAGTGGACAACAAAGAGCTTCCCTTTATCAAAGACGAAGAGGAATTGGATtccatttacattaaaaaagagACGGAAGAAGAAGCGCGACCACACATCAAGCAGGAAGAGGATGAGGACATCGAGTTTCCATCGATTGGTGTCCCTTTGAAGAGAGAAAATGAACGTCAAAGGGAGGAAAGCAGAAGAGGGGCGGAGCCTTCAAGCAGTAGCAGAAGCCAACACATGACAACAAATGGTGATGGAGACCACTGTCGACAATCACAAACAGAAGGCCTCCTCGCCCCACTGTCAGATAGTGACGACGTCACGTCACATTCTACAGACGATGATGATAAACAGTCAGGAGGTGATATGACATGTCACGCTGACAACAAACGTTGGAGATGTTCTCAGTGTGCGAAAACCTTTGCTGGTAAGGCCAAGTTGAATCAACACCTGAGAATACACACTggcgagaaacctttttcctgctcagtttgcagTAAAAGATTTACTCAGAAGGGACATATAAAAGCACACATAAGAACCCACaccggtgagaaacctttttcctgctccatTTGCAGTAAAGGATTCACTCGTAAGGGATACTTGAATGAACACGCAAGGACGCATCCTGGTGAAAAagctttttcctgctcagtttgtgcaCAGAGATTTTCTGATGTGAGAACGTTAAAAATGCACagaagaacccacactggagagaaacttTTTTCTTGCATAGTTTGCGGCcgaagattcactcggaaggtagatttaaaaatacacacaaggacCCACACCGGTGAAAAGCCTTTCTCCTGCTCGGTTTGCAATAAAAGATTTACTCGAAAGGCAACCTTGAAtaaacacacaagaacgcaGATTTGTGAGAAACCCTTTCCCTGCTCTTTTTgtgtccaaagattttctaacgagaaaactttaaaaagtcacacaaggacccacactggtgagaaacctttttcctgttcagtttgcaagaaaagattcactcggaatgGACAGTtaaaaatccacacaagaacacacattctacagaaacctttttcatgttcagattgtggccaaagattctaTCAGAAAGGAGACTTAAAAATTCATACTAGAATGCACACTGGAAAGAAACCTTATTCCTCCTCAGACTGGGATGAAATATTGTAA
- the LOC133493892 gene encoding gastrula zinc finger protein XlCGF57.1-like isoform X2, whose product MFASSRAAYGEELWGPKKVAQPQRQLLNAVFNLQPRIVLRRADISEDLHPEKQELEPAAMKEEVDNKELPFIKDEEELDSIYIKKETEEEARPHIKQEEDEDIEFPSIGVPLKRENERQREESRRGAEPSSSSRSQHMTTNGDGDHCRQSQTEGLLAPLSDSDDVTSHSTDDDDKQSGGDMTCHADNKRWRCSQCAKTFAGKAKLNQHLRIHTGEKPFSCSVCSKRFTQKGHIKAHIRTHTGEKPFSCSICSKGFTRKGYLNEHARTHPGEKAFSCSVCAQRFSDVRTLKMHRRTHTGEKLFSCIVCGRRFTRKVDLKIHTRTHTGEKPFSCSVCNKRFTRKATLNKHTRTQICEKPFPCSFCVQRFSNEKTLKSHTRTHTGEKPFSCSVCKKRFTRNGQLKIHTRTHILQKPFSCSDCGQRFYQKGDLKIHTRMHTGKKPYSSSDWDEIL is encoded by the exons ATGTTCGCAAGTAGCAGAGCAGCGTACGGGGAGGAACTTTGGGGACCAAAAAAGGTGGCGCAGCCACAACGTCAACTACTGAACGCTGTGTTCAATCTGCAGCCCCGAATTGTGCTCCGCAGAGCAG ACATCAGTGAGGATCTTCATCCTGAAAAGCAGGAGCTCGAGCCTGCAGCCATGAAAGAGGAAGTGGACAACAAAGAGCTTCCCTTTATCAAAGACGAAGAGGAATTGGATtccatttacattaaaaaagagACGGAAGAAGAAGCGCGACCACACATCAAGCAGGAAGAGGATGAGGACATCGAGTTTCCATCGATTGGTGTCCCTTTGAAGAGAGAAAATGAACGTCAAAGGGAGGAAAGCAGAAGAGGGGCGGAGCCTTCAAGCAGTAGCAGAAGCCAACACATGACAACAAATGGTGATGGAGACCACTGTCGACAATCACAAACAGAAGGCCTCCTCGCCCCACTGTCAGATAGTGACGACGTCACGTCACATTCTACAGACGATGATGATAAACAGTCAGGAGGTGATATGACATGTCACGCTGACAACAAACGTTGGAGATGTTCTCAGTGTGCGAAAACCTTTGCTGGTAAGGCCAAGTTGAATCAACACCTGAGAATACACACTggcgagaaacctttttcctgctcagtttgcagTAAAAGATTTACTCAGAAGGGACATATAAAAGCACACATAAGAACCCACaccggtgagaaacctttttcctgctccatTTGCAGTAAAGGATTCACTCGTAAGGGATACTTGAATGAACACGCAAGGACGCATCCTGGTGAAAAagctttttcctgctcagtttgtgcaCAGAGATTTTCTGATGTGAGAACGTTAAAAATGCACagaagaacccacactggagagaaacttTTTTCTTGCATAGTTTGCGGCcgaagattcactcggaaggtagatttaaaaatacacacaaggacCCACACCGGTGAAAAGCCTTTCTCCTGCTCGGTTTGCAATAAAAGATTTACTCGAAAGGCAACCTTGAAtaaacacacaagaacgcaGATTTGTGAGAAACCCTTTCCCTGCTCTTTTTgtgtccaaagattttctaacgagaaaactttaaaaagtcacacaaggacccacactggtgagaaacctttttcctgttcagtttgcaagaaaagattcactcggaatgGACAGTtaaaaatccacacaagaacacacattctacagaaacctttttcatgttcagattgtggccaaagattctaTCAGAAAGGAGACTTAAAAATTCATACTAGAATGCACACTGGAAAGAAACCTTATTCCTCCTCAGACTGGGATGAAATATTGTAA
- the LOC133493892 gene encoding gastrula zinc finger protein XlCGF17.1-like isoform X4, whose protein sequence is MKEEVDNKELPFIKDEEELDSIYIKKETEEEARPHIKQEEDEDIEFPSIGVPLKRENERQREESRRGAEPSSSSRSQHMTTNGDGDHCRQSQTEGLLAPLSDSDDVTSHSTDDDDKQSGGDMTCHADNKRWRCSQCAKTFAGKAKLNQHLRIHTGEKPFSCSVCSKRFTQKGHIKAHIRTHTGEKPFSCSICSKGFTRKGYLNEHARTHPGEKAFSCSVCAQRFSDVRTLKMHRRTHTGEKLFSCIVCGRRFTRKVDLKIHTRTHTGEKPFSCSVCNKRFTRKATLNKHTRTQICEKPFPCSFCVQRFSNEKTLKSHTRTHTGEKPFSCSVCKKRFTRNGQLKIHTRTHILQKPFSCSDCGQRFYQKGDLKIHTRMHTGKKPYSSSDWDEIL, encoded by the coding sequence ATGAAAGAGGAAGTGGACAACAAAGAGCTTCCCTTTATCAAAGACGAAGAGGAATTGGATtccatttacattaaaaaagagACGGAAGAAGAAGCGCGACCACACATCAAGCAGGAAGAGGATGAGGACATCGAGTTTCCATCGATTGGTGTCCCTTTGAAGAGAGAAAATGAACGTCAAAGGGAGGAAAGCAGAAGAGGGGCGGAGCCTTCAAGCAGTAGCAGAAGCCAACACATGACAACAAATGGTGATGGAGACCACTGTCGACAATCACAAACAGAAGGCCTCCTCGCCCCACTGTCAGATAGTGACGACGTCACGTCACATTCTACAGACGATGATGATAAACAGTCAGGAGGTGATATGACATGTCACGCTGACAACAAACGTTGGAGATGTTCTCAGTGTGCGAAAACCTTTGCTGGTAAGGCCAAGTTGAATCAACACCTGAGAATACACACTggcgagaaacctttttcctgctcagtttgcagTAAAAGATTTACTCAGAAGGGACATATAAAAGCACACATAAGAACCCACaccggtgagaaacctttttcctgctccatTTGCAGTAAAGGATTCACTCGTAAGGGATACTTGAATGAACACGCAAGGACGCATCCTGGTGAAAAagctttttcctgctcagtttgtgcaCAGAGATTTTCTGATGTGAGAACGTTAAAAATGCACagaagaacccacactggagagaaacttTTTTCTTGCATAGTTTGCGGCcgaagattcactcggaaggtagatttaaaaatacacacaaggacCCACACCGGTGAAAAGCCTTTCTCCTGCTCGGTTTGCAATAAAAGATTTACTCGAAAGGCAACCTTGAAtaaacacacaagaacgcaGATTTGTGAGAAACCCTTTCCCTGCTCTTTTTgtgtccaaagattttctaacgagaaaactttaaaaagtcacacaaggacccacactggtgagaaacctttttcctgttcagtttgcaagaaaagattcactcggaatgGACAGTtaaaaatccacacaagaacacacattctacagaaacctttttcatgttcagattgtggccaaagattctaTCAGAAAGGAGACTTAAAAATTCATACTAGAATGCACACTGGAAAGAAACCTTATTCCTCCTCAGACTGGGATGAAATATTGTAA